A portion of the Oncorhynchus gorbuscha isolate QuinsamMale2020 ecotype Even-year linkage group LG19, OgorEven_v1.0, whole genome shotgun sequence genome contains these proteins:
- the LOC124005556 gene encoding B-cell CLL/lymphoma 7 protein family member B-B-like: protein MSGRSGRAETRSRAKDDIKKVLAAIEKVRKWEKKWVTVGDTSLRIFKWVPVTDTKQIYRSKSITGEVRGLKDVVLENTSSTMDFLDECSNQSFLSDVYQPKMDSSSSSSQHASEAVSPLPHTTTLRTAEDAQPPMLGQESVDEPSQPAHEVADEPPTLIKEDLVLPLGVRVRVPCTEEEEEESGAPPLKKIYTEKKSVLR, encoded by the exons atgtCTGGACGGTCAGGTCGCGCGGAGACACGAAGTCGTGCTAAAGATGATATTAAAAAGGTGCTGGCAGCAATTGAAAAAGTGCGTAAATG GGAGAAGAAGTGGGTAACTGTAGGAGACACATCCCTACGCATATTCAAGTGGGTGCCTGTGACAGACACTAAACAG ATATACCGGAGCAAATCCATAACTGGAGAGGTTCGAGGTCTAAAAGATGTGGTGTTGGAAAACACCAGCTCTACCATGGATTTCCTAG ATGAATGCAGCAACCAGAGTTTCCTGTCTGATGTCTACCAGCCCAAAATGGACAGCAGCAGCTCAAGCTCCCAGCATGCCAGTGAGGCAGTCAGTCCTCTTCCTCACACCACAACACTCCGCACGGCCGAAGATGCTCAACCACCCATGCTGGGCCAGGAGAGTGTGGACG AGCCATCCCAGCCAGCACATGAAGTTGCTGATGAGCCTCCCACATTGATCAAGGAAGACCTGGTTTTGCCCCTTGGTGTTCGAGTAAGAGTTCCATGCACAGAG gaagaagaagaggaatcaGGAGCCCCTCCACTGAAGAAAATTTACACTGAAAAAAAGTCTGTACTGAGATAA